DNA from Quercus lobata isolate SW786 chromosome 1, ValleyOak3.0 Primary Assembly, whole genome shotgun sequence:
tatatactatttcttgggatagatttatattaatcacctCTTGAAGAACTTGGATTGTGCTTATCCtttaataatcaagttttgtagcttgatattctaataaaataatattaatttaattctttcaaaatctaaaaatctaataaaatttttgcaatttggtgaaacCACTTGGCGCAATCATGACGTTtaagctcaacttttattatatataatataatataatattatatatatatatatatagataataatatatagataatatatagACTAATaaggacataaaaaaaaaatcatacaattcATTGTTAATAATTGATGTTTTGTGAGCTTGATCTAATCCGATAAACCCAACCCCACAGTTACTTTATCAACACGAAATATTGTAGAATTGtagatataataaaaattcattatttccaCACTAATTCTCAGTTAGTGTGTCAAATGTGCTCTTAAGAGTATATagcattgaaatttttttactactattaAAATTCCGACCGTATTGGTTAGGGGACATTGGGATAATGTACAGTGTTATAATTTGAAGGCTACACATAACAATTTCTCCTTCACTACGTTAGGAAagttcaaaattattttattaagaaatttcagtttgaaatattatttaaatattttttggaattttggtaACAATTTAAGGGGAAAATTGGGTTGCCACCTCCCTGGCTCTGAGCAATTCGTTTATGATTCCTGGAGCTGCTCCAATTCTGTTACAACCTTATCCATGGTCGGCCTGAACTTGGCGCCCGTGGATAGGCATCGTAATGCTAGGGTTGCTACCTTATAGGCCTCATCCATTGTATATTGGCCTTCAATACGGTCGTCTAGGATTCTGAATATCTTACGTTTGTTTGCCAGGTAGGGTTTAGCCCATTTCAAAACATTGGGGTCTCCATATGGTTCGCTCATATCATGTACTCTCCGGCCAGACAACATTTCTAGAAGGATAACTCCAAAGCTATAGACATCACATTTGGTAGTAAGATGACCTAAGTCAGTAGAAGAATGAAAGTGATTATCAGAAGAGCATGAATACATGATATACATCAGTATTCGAGGAATAAAGATTGGATAACCAAAGTAACTAGCAATGAATGGTCTAGAAACACTGCCAATTTCCCAAAGAAACTGAATTAAATTGGTTGAGAACAATAGTaatgcaaaatgaataataCCCGTGGCTGAATACTCTGGAGCAGAATATCCATAGGTCCCCAGAACCCTGGTAGAGATGTGAGTTGCATTACCTGTCGGCCCATCCTTGGCCAACCCAAAATCAGAAAGCTTTGCATTGTAGCTCTGTGATTACATCAGAAAAGAGTTTTAGAAGAGCTataaaaaaggcaaaaatgAATCCATCACAAGTGACCATATCATAAAAGTAAAGAAGACCTACTTCATAAGTCACATACCGAATCAAGCAGAATATCAGAAGTTGTGAAATCTCGATATATCACTTTGGCACTATGCAGAAAGGCAAGCCCCTTTGCAGCATCGAGAGCCACTTTCAAGCGGAGGTTCCAAGAAAGAGGATCAGAAGCTCCAGGTGCAGCCACAATTGTAAACTTTGTCAATTACATAACATAATCAAACCATTTTAATTCAATTGTGTGAAGATATGAGATAGAAGAACTCACTCCTGTATAAATGACCTTCCAAGCTTCCTTGAGGCATGAACTCGTACACCAATAGTCGGTGTTCATCTTCCATGCAATAACCAATCAACTTCACAAAATGAGGATGAGAAAGCTGTCCCAGAGAATTCACTTCCGCCTGTAGGATCAGACAAATCAAAAGAAAGTAAATCTGTGCACTTCAAGTTAGGCATGTTGTGTGCCACAGATATAAAATGAACTACTGAAAGATTCCCCAGTGGGAATGTCAAGCAGGCAAAGTTATGGTTCGAGTCTCCTCCCATTCCCTTGGTGCCACTTACTCAAatatgcacaaaaaaaatatatggtaTGCAAGTTCCATCCCATGAGATCACTTGTGGTTGTGGACATCTAAAAGCACCAGCATATGAAATCTCATGTGCCCCATTCTATCTGAGCTAAAAGTCTCGTAGATTTCCATATAAAGATTAGTAATGACAATAGGCCCATTCTGTATTTGTGAAGAGAATTATAAGGAGGGTAGAATTTAACTCACCAACCACTCCTTGTGACCTTGGAAACTATTTTGACTAAGCCTTTTCACAGCTATAATCATGCCGGTCCCAGGCTTGGCTGCAGCAAATGTATGTTCATCAATCCATCCCTTAAAAACTGAACCAAAACTACCTCGCCCTAACACACCGTCACGACAGAAATCCCTGGTGGACATTTTGAGTTCGGCAAAACTAAAGCTCTTCAAATTGGACGACTGCAAGATCTCACCCTCACTCCGAGGAGTCTGAGGCACTGAAAATGATGAGACCTTGCTACTCGTACTGCTAAAATCATTCCCATCCATGcttacatattttgaatttgtccCTGCACAAGTCAATGCATAAACTCTACATGAATCAATTGTCATGGGATATGCACGATAAATTTTCCATGTTTTACAAAACTCAATCACCCGATTTttatttggagaaaaaaaagaaaaaaaaaggtcagaAAACATATAACCTCAATAGCCCCCTTATCATtgcacaataataataattattatattaacaaTAGAGAAGCTACCTGCAAGACTAACTATTAGACGagtattcatcaaaaaaataaaaaaaataaaactatttgaCAAGTACAATAAGCATTTCTTTGTTGCAATGAAGCCTAAGGGAGAGGCTATTGAAGGAAGGCGCAAATGATTTCCCTATCTAATTTTAGGaaaactttaataatttaattcagCAATTTAGTCAGGCTGAATAATAGGGGAATTATTAGGAACCGAACAAGCAAGGTGCAAACAGAACTACTGACGTGTCGACTATATCCAGATTTGCCTCCTACGTTAAAATACGATACAAAATGAGGTTTGTGTTGTCAACAAACCACACCTACTATGGAAGAAGAACAAATTctcaaagaaagaagaggaCAAATCCACCTTACCTATCCAGAACCTCAAAAACTAATGGCATGTTTGGTatcgttgtttaaacaacaattttatatttctacaacacttttttacaattttatatttctatgtTTTGGTTCAAAAAGAATCTTTTGGCCTTTTGTCTTTTCAAGCTTTCTTTGGTTCTTTGGTTTGGAGAATCAGACAAAAGCTTCCGTTGCTGAAGATTTCAagtcaaaaagtgaaaaatactGTTTATAATTACTGTTCATTACTTACTTTTACTATTCACAATACTGTTTACTTTGACTAAATGCCTCGAACTCATTTGGTGTCGAGGCACGGTATTTGACTAAATGCCTCGAGCTCGACCAATTTAATAAGTGTCATGACTTTTCAACTGTAATCCGACCGGTTAACGAAGCTAGTTGATACGAACCGGCCCGACGCATTTGACATGCATAATAAACCCATCGTGTTGAGTTAAGTTGATACGAATGTGACACAATTTATTTCAAACCgttcaatataaaatataacataCATACGAAAATAAATTCTTTACGTCCGAAAAGTAAAGCTTACCCTTCAAGTCTTCAACttatattataaataacatAGATCAGAAAAAATATAACGAGCCTATTTGGATAAGCTGTTTCAAAATGTGCATTTTAAAAATGACTTGTTTTTAAAACATGCATTttgaaaatactattttaaaaactatatataagcgtttggtaaaaatgtgaaaatatgcattttcttttttataaccACATTAAACATTTGGATAAATTGTTTTGGgtgtaaatttcaaaaaataacttaactattttgttatgattattttgtcatttttcttataATGAGTGTTTTCTTCAAACTCATTTACTATTTAACAACTCATCTACCATTTAACAAGAAAAAACTAATCCCATCCAATCCAAATGGTTTTGATCAACCCCatctatttgaatttttttttttaaaacttcacaaCCAGTAGAGAAACAGCAACTGCACCAAACATccaaccaaaattttaaacatttaacTGTCACAGTTTTGAAGCATGTTAAAAAAATACCACAATGACAACAGCCTTGAAGACATTAGGCACTATTACCCTCCCATCTAATGTGCTTCTCATATggtttagattttaaataacTAACTTTTAGACATAAAAGTTTGCAGGATCCAAACAATGGTGACCATCTAACCAATGCATAATGCCAGTATCAgatgtaaagaaaattttaaatttaactcTCTCATGATAGAAgcacaaattttatatcatgAGGAACAGAACTCACATGGCACTAGATTGACATATTTCTTAGATGCttctaaattttgttcttgattgtttGACCCCTTGTACACTTCCTGTGTACTAGGGCGTTCCCCTTTGttgatatcaataaacttttacttatcaaaaaaaaaaaaaaaaaaaaaaaatccagaactCACATGGCACTAGTAGTCCATGCAAGGTCTCGAACATCATCCAAAGCGGCATGTAATATGAACGGATGCAGCTGAGCAGCATCTTCTCTCTGTTACCAAGAAATACAACATCAACAAATAGCTTTAAAAGGGCCATAATATACAACTCATATAGTAAgctccaataaaaatattaaaaacaattaaataataaataataataaaaaaaccaaaagcaaaTCAAATTAATCATGATGATTACACAATGCATCAAATAAGATAACAAAACTCAATCATGAGTCAACATAATAAGCAAGCTTTCATCATACAGAGCATGATATTGATCAATTAATGCAGGATAGGTTCAAAAAGTGATTAGAGACAACTACCAGTGTTACACAGATAAcaccataataaaaaaaatcacatttcaTAAACTAATAGGAAATATCAAGGACTTACAGATCGTTCATAAGCATGAAATATGACTAGCAAACACCACATCAACTTTGTACTTCACAAACCACGCCTCATACGTTACTCTCATGGATTCACCCTCCAGAAAATGATAGTTGCAGCTGTTATACCAAGGGGAATTCATTAGAACAATCAACCAAGGTGTCTCAGTCTGGTTAACTTTTGGTTGTTCCTCTTCAAGCCATTTGTATTGAGGGAAATACCtgaaaaaaatggtaatgacaagtaaatttgttatttttgcttttgctgCATAAAATCCCCAATTTAATTGGGATGAAGCCTTAGTTGAGTTGAGCTAAGCTACATTGAGTTTGGCAAAATGAGACACTAACACATGCCATCATCAGATGCTAGCTTAAACAAAACACTATGGTAGCAATCTTGCCATTTAACTTAACCACATAAATTAGGAAGTCTGGATCATTACATCTTATCATCCCCTGTAAAAACAttattctctttgttttttacaGCATTTTGGGGCAAAACCCCATCATTGAGGATGTAGTCCTAGAAAACTGATATACAATGTCAGTGAAAGATACTTTTAATGTTATAAACGTTGTATATGATGTCATTATGGAAACTAAAATCAAACAAGATCTCATATTGACAATTGAGTGgctaatacacacacacacacacacacacacacacatatatatatatatccctctACCCATTTAATTGTTCACACTATCACTCTCTCTTCAAACTGAGATtcaagggtttttgggtttggtcaAGGGCGATTTTTTGTGGCGAGATAGGCGTGGTCAAGGACTTTGGTAGTTCTAGTTGGGAGGTCACGGTACCTAATGGTGTGGGTCGTTTTGTGTGGGTCTGGTGGTTTGTGACGACATGGTTGTTGTGGCGGAAAGATTGGTATGGTCATGGGTTTGCTAATAGGATTTGGTCGTGGGTGGCTAATCGGTTTTGGTGATGGGTTTTGGCCATGGATTGTTTTGGCTATGGTTTGATTGAGTTtgagtgtgggtgtgggtgtgtttgCGTTTGGATCGGGGACTTTGGCGGaccagtggtggtggtgggtttgatgaGTGTGGGTATGGGTGTAGGTGTGGGTGTGACTTTGCCactatttgatttgatttaattttgtgtttttgttaatGGGTTTATTAGTGGGTTTCTGGGTTGGATgagtttggtggtggtggtggtggtggtggtggtggtgggggggGGTGATTGATGGTGGTGGAGGCAGAGGTTGTCATGTTAGTTGTGTGAGTGGTGGGTTTCACTTTGTTTGCTGTTGTGTTGTGGGTCAggttcatggtggtggtggagggtTGCTGTGGTGGTGGGGATGGGTGAATGATTGTGGTGGTGGCGTAGTCTTGGTTGTTGGTTaggaagagggagaaagagatgtagaggaagagagatagagagaaatagtaaaaaaagaatatttaaataaaatgttaaaaaaaaaaagaatttgggaTGTTGGATGTGTTATAAAATGATatggtataattaataaaatagtttgtgaaatggcaaaatggaataatttgTAGAAACTGAATGTGAATGttctaagagcattagcatctgaggatgcaaaaaaaaaaaaaaaaaaattgtattttcaaacactactttatctattttaccaactcattttacaactcaccttatatctcaatttttatttttacatacaacccaataaaataatataaactacttactaaaataataaaaaatattattctctctctttttccccactcactttttctcttcacacacaaccacatattaaaataatattttttttacaacctaTTCGAGTACTAGCATTGGGGGGTGTAAACAACCCtcagttgctattttacaacctaAGTTACACAAAACCCACTCTATTCGGGtttgtaaacttaaaaaaatttgcaacctaTGAATCATAAGGTTAAATATATGCAACCTTATTGTTCAtaggttgtaaaaaaaaaaaaaaaataataataataatatgtggttgtgtgtgaagagaaaaaatgagtgggggaaaaagagagaatttattagatagtttatattattttattggattgtatgttaaaataaaatttgaaatgtaaggtgagttgtaaaatgggttggtaaaatagataaagtagtgtttGAGGATGCacaataggtttttttttttgtatcctTGGATGCTAATGCTCAGGTTGCATATATACAACCTTACTATTTAtaggttgcaaatttttttaagtttacaaaCCTGAATAGAGTGAGTTTTGGATGGCTtaggttgtaaaatagcaactgaGAGTGTTTACACACCCTAATGCTAGTGCACTAAGAGAGAAAACCGTGGGCATGGAGTAATCTGATGATGGGGTTGGTGGGTTTAATTCTCAACAACTACATCCACTAATTTTGGTCAATAGCAATCCAGTTGGCACTAGATATTGCCCACCATGTAATAAAATTactttccttttaaattttaaaacataccCAACAGTGGTAATGATGAAGGACAAGGATTGATTGGTGAGTGTGTTGTCCCTAACATAATTCCACTCACTGGTATTTTCAATAGAACCAAGGCTGCCCATTGATTTACTTAGCCCATACCCGTATTCTAACTCCTTTTTTTTGGACAACATCGAGTTGAACCACCCTTTTTCCATAAAGCCTTGTTGCACATATTTACATGAAAAATACAATAGATGAATAGTCATTCgataaaaaatcatttgaatatTTCATTTACTATCCTAATACGCATCCAAATACAATCACTAGGGTtctattaacaaaaaaaacaagtaggtgttgtttaattatttcaattatttcttttttcgaTT
Protein-coding regions in this window:
- the LOC115952566 gene encoding receptor-like cytoplasmic kinase 176; protein product: MLRVEEFNIYQVLIDNKSSADIICLPAFQQIKLDKKKIRPFTSLLDYILNDGVLPQNAVKNKENNVFTGDDKMYFPQYKWLEEEQPKVNQTETPWLIVLMNSPWYNSCNYHFLEGESMRVTYEAWFVKYKVDVREDAAQLHPFILHAALDDVRDLAWTTSAIVYALTCAGTNSKYVSMDGNDFSSTSSKVSSFSVPQTPRSEGEILQSSNLKSFSFAELKMSTRDFCRDGVLGRGSFGSVFKGWIDEHTFAAAKPGTGMIIAVKRLSQNSFQGHKEWLAEVNSLGQLSHPHFVKLIGYCMEDEHRLLVYEFMPQGSLEGHLYRTSDPLSWNLRLKVALDAAKGLAFLHSAKVIYRDFTTSDILLDSSYNAKLSDFGLAKDGPTGNATHISTRVLGTYGYSAPEYSATGHLTTKCDVYSFGVILLEMLSGRRVHDMSEPYGDPNVLKWAKPYLANKRKIFRILDDRIEGQYTMDEAYKVATLALRCLSTGAKFRPTMDKVVTELEQLQES